TACATATGCCAGAATTGGATTGCTGGTATCCCCATCTTTTCTAGATAGTATGTATATTCGTGATGAGTAGAATCGGTAAGCATCGCCCAATATAGGAATGGCATGTCTTAGTACAATCACTTAACGCAACAGATGACAGACGGCGTCTGTTCAGTCATTTGTTAAATAAATACTTTGCGAATCTTAACCTGACGTTCTTTTGCCAGATCGATAAAGTCTTCGCCTGTTTGTATAAGTGGACGGAACATATCAGTCTGATTGGCGAGAATGATTATACCTTGTTGACCATTATCCAGTTCAACACGCTTGCCAACTAGATTAGGCGACATATGATAGATCAGCGCCTGCACTGGCTTTTCATGCAGCTTGGAGAAGCCCAATTCGTAAATATTTTGCAAAATGCTGACTAGCCCCTGCTTGCTGCCATCCTCGTTCACAGCTGCCATATTGATAAATTCGTCGGCAACCGAGACGATGCGAGTGTACGCGTGAATACCATTTTTGTAGAGTCGCTGAGGATAACCGGTTCCATCGCCACGCTCGTGATGCTGTAGTGCAACGAGTGCGGTTGGCTTGTCCCCTAGCGATTCCATGATCAGATCGTAGCCGTACTGAGTGTGCATCCGATATTCTTTCATTTCCGATGCGTTCATGCTGTCCTTGCCGCCGCGGATAATAGATGGCAAACGGCTTTTGCCAATATCGTGTAAATATCCCGCGCGGCTGATACGATAGCATTCTGCTTCGGTATGACCGAGCCAGCCAGCGATGTAATAGCTGAGCAAGCCGACTTTCAGCGAGTGACTGTAAATATGATCGTCCTCCGCTTCCAGCATAAGCAGCAGCGATACCACATCCTTTTTGCCATCCAGATCGAGCAGTAGCGGTTCCAGCAATTGTCCGGTCAGATCACCACTGAATTTACCGCGTGTTAGAGATTCAAGGAAAATGGACTGATACGTTTGCAGCGACAGCTCTACATTTTTCTTTAGCTGAGCAGGCAATCCGATCAGATCTGGTACAACCAATGCGCTTGGATCGTTCAGCGATGGAGCGGTTGCTCCTGTTTCCACATCAATGTAATCCAGCTGATGGCGTGTCAGCAGTGTAATATCTTCTGCGGTCAGTAATGTGCCTTGCTTGAGCAGCGGTACACCAGAATGGTTAAACGCGTCTGCGCCCAGCCGATCCCCCTGCTTTACATCATCAATATGTATTAACAAAATAATCCCTCCAGCAAATGAGTATGTTCGACAGCAAACCATGCAGAATCAACGGTAAATATGTAACATTACAGCAACTTTTGACATATTTTAAGTATTACTCTTATCGGCAAATAACGGAAGCGTTTTTATAGAACTTACTGCTCAATCCTGTATATGGCGCATTCACGTTTGTGCAGGATGGAGTATAGTAACTGTCTCTTTTGTACTAGAATAACAGTATAGATCCGTTGTTGTATGCTGCTGAGTCGGTATTGTGC
The DNA window shown above is from Paenibacillus sp. JQZ6Y-1 and carries:
- a CDS encoding HD-GYP domain-containing protein codes for the protein MLIHIDDVKQGDRLGADAFNHSGVPLLKQGTLLTAEDITLLTRHQLDYIDVETGATAPSLNDPSALVVPDLIGLPAQLKKNVELSLQTYQSIFLESLTRGKFSGDLTGQLLEPLLLDLDGKKDVVSLLLMLEAEDDHIYSHSLKVGLLSYYIAGWLGHTEAECYRISRAGYLHDIGKSRLPSIIRGGKDSMNASEMKEYRMHTQYGYDLIMESLGDKPTALVALQHHERGDGTGYPQRLYKNGIHAYTRIVSVADEFINMAAVNEDGSKQGLVSILQNIYELGFSKLHEKPVQALIYHMSPNLVGKRVELDNGQQGIIILANQTDMFRPLIQTGEDFIDLAKERQVKIRKVFI